In a single window of the Bactrocera dorsalis isolate Fly_Bdor chromosome 2, ASM2337382v1, whole genome shotgun sequence genome:
- the LOC105225825 gene encoding fatty acyl-CoA reductase wat yields the protein MSSDIQDYYRNKTVFVTGGTGFMGIVLIEKFLRATEVKRIYMMVRPKAGKSIEERLTNFCQNVVFEKLRNTGVTLTDRVRVILGDCQAPKLGISDEDRKALIAEVNVVVHLAATVRFDEPLQKALNINVRGTLELLELAKEMRNLEAFVHVSSAFANCVVHSIDEKYYVNKLGIGAVKMCELADSLSTETTNKLATVLCAEYKNTYTFTKSLAEEAVLTVGRALPISIFRPAIVVPTYKEPVSGWAGNLYGPSAALYACARGVLRVMQMRSEHRAHLVPADSCASLMLAIGRETARSDQRQRLNLAPPIYNYTNDDENPLIWKQYMQTITDFGPIMPIVQMIWFPYMITVGDKWLYDILTFFYHTIPGYIIDFLLTLKGKRKRMSKLYRSIHKLTAAMEYFIVNEFAFTMDNTKSLWDSLSARDKEIFNFDIRSINWTEYLEFSLAGMRLYLGKEGPETIERARKMYKRFKILHQLLKAILTALLAFLVYFFCKIFSIL from the exons ATGTCCTCCGATATACAAGATTATTATCGTAACAAGACGGTGTTCGTAACAGGAGGCACCGGTTTTATGGGAATAG tTCTCATTGAAAAATTTCTGCGAGCAACCGAGGTTAAACGCATTTACATGATGGTACGCCCCAAAGCTGGTAAAAGTATTGAAGAACGTTTGACTAATTTCTGCCAAAATGTG GTCTTCGAGAAGCTGAGAAATACAGGTGTCACACTAACGGACCGAGTTCGTGTGATTTTAGGCGACTGTCAAGCTCCCAAACTCGGCATTTCCGACGAGGATCGTAAAGCATTGATTGCCGAGGTGAATGTGGTGGTACATCTGGCGGCCACAGTGCGTTTCGATGAGCCGCTGCAAAAAGCGCTTAATATAAACGTACGCGGCACATTGGAATTACTTGAATTGGCCAAAGAAATGCGAAACCTTGAA GCCTTCGTGCATGTCTCCTCAGCGTTCGCCAACTGTGTGGTGCACTCAATCGATGAAAAATATTATGTCAACAAATTGGGCATTGGTGCGGTTAAAATGTGTGAGCTGGCGGACAGTTTGAGCACCGAGACGACGAATAAGCTGGCGACTGTACTTTGTGCGGAATataaaaacacatatacatTCACGAAGTCTCTAGCCGAGGAAGCGGTTCTCACTGTGGGACGTGCCCTGCCAATTAGCATATTTCGGCCTGCCATAG TTGTGCCAACCTATAAAGAACCTGTTAGCGGCTGGGCCGGCAACTTATATGGACCATCGGCGGCGCTGTACGCATGCGCACGTGGCGTTCTACGTGTAATGCAAATGAGGTCGGAACATAGGGCACATCTGGTGCCGGCGGATTCCTGTGCCAGCTTAATGCTGGCCATCGGTAGGGAAACTGCGCGCTCAGATCAGCGGCAACG TTTAAATTTGGCGCCACCGATTTACAACTACACAAATGACGATGAGAATCCACTGATCTGGAAACAATATATGCAAACCATTACTGATTTTGGTCCCATAATGCCTATTGTTCAAATGATTTGGTTTCCATACATGATAACTGTAGGCGACAAATGGTTATATGATATATTGACGTTCTTCTATCACACAATACCCGGCTATATAATCGATTTCCTGCTAACGTTAAAGGGCAAGCGAAAAAG AATGAGCAAACTCTATCGAAGCATACACAAACTGACTGCCGCAATGGAATACTTCATTGTAAACGAATTCGCCTTTACTATGGATAACACCAAATCATTGTGGGACTCGTTATCAGCGAGGGATAAGGAAATTTTCAACTTTGACATTCGGTCCATAAACTGGACGGAATATCTCGAGTTCTCCCTGGCAGGCATGCGCTTATATTTGGGTAAAGAGGGACCAGAAACTATTGAAAGGGCGCGAAAAATGTATAAAAG atttaagattttacatCAACTATTGAAAGCGATATTGACCGCTCTTTTGGCCTTCTTAGTATactttttctgtaaaattttttctattttatag
- the LOC125776419 gene encoding fatty acyl-CoA reductase wat-like codes for MTAAMQVTGVNAENLSEVQEFYRNKSVFLTGGSGFLGKVFIEKILRATDVKCIYILMRPKKGQAVEERIEAMFKNPLFTELNKLKPTARNRLIPIHGDCQLSSLGISPADRQTLLDEVEIVMHSAATVRFNEPLYNALAINVRATMDLMQLAKKMRKLQAFVHVSSAFANCTVFHVDEVYYKNELNITAENMCKVADLLGPEKTNGMTSEWLGKSPNTYTFTKALAEEAVLSEGKDLPICIFRPGIVIPTYSEPLVGWVDNLYGPMSILYGVAHGVVRVLYLHLDTNANFAPVDMCANLMLVSAWNTAKQMNQTTSVPPPIYNFVPDERNMLKWQTYRRTLEEHAPKMPLTKMIWYPFVIIVNSKLLYNILILFYHIIPGYIFDFLLLLIGKKRRMIKTYQKLHKQIAVLDYFVEHKFTFTMENTSKLWLSLSRADQKIFNFNIREINWPEYFHNSLMGVRCFMGKEQPETIPKAKRLMQRLLILHRTVQVLVYGGACALMSWAFLRI; via the exons ATGACAGCGGCAATGCAAGTGACCGGGGTGAACGCGGAAAACCTCTCGGAAGTGCAAGAGTTTTATCGAAATAAAAGTGTATTCCTCACGGGCGGTTCGGGATTTTTGGGCAAAG tgtttattgaaaaaatattgcggGCCACTGACgtgaaatgtatttatatattgatgAGACCAAAGAAGGGACAAGCCGTAGAGGAGCGCATAGAAGCCATGTTCAAAAACCCC TTGTTCACCGAATTAAACAAGTTGAAACCAACGGCCAGAAACCGTTTAATACCAATACACGGCGATTGCCAGTTGAGCAGTTTGGGTATCTCACCTGCAGATCGTCAGACCCTACTCGATGAAGTGGAAATCGTAATGCATAGCGCCGCAACGGTGCGATTCAACGAGCCACTCTACAACGCGCTGGCCATAAATGTACGCGCCACCATGGATCTTATGCAGTTGGCGAAGAAAATGCGCAAGCTTCAAGCTTTCGTACACGTCTCGTCCGCCTTTGCAAACTGCACAGTCTTTCATGTGGATGAGGTCTATTACAAAAATGAGCTCAACATTACAGCGGAAAATATGTGCAAAGTCGCGGACTTATTGGGTCCGGAGAAAACCAATGGTATGACGAGCGAATGGTTGGGCAAGTCACCCAACACGTACACTTTCACAAAAGCACTGGCGGAAGAGGCGGTGTTGTCGGAAGGAAAGGATTTGCCGATTTGCATCTTCCGACCCGGCATAG TTATACCAACCTACAGTGAACCGCTCGTTGGCTGGGTGGATAATCTATACGGACCGATGAGCATTTTGTATGGTGTAGCGCATGGCGTAGTTCGTGTGCTCTATTTACATCTGGATACGAATGCAAACTTCGCTCCCGTGGATATGTGCGCCAATTTGATGCTGGTCTCGGCGTGGAATACGGCGAAACAAATGAACCAAAC CACCTCTGTGCCGCCACCCATTTACAACTTCGTGCCCGATGAACGAAACATGTTGAAATGGCAGACCTATCGACGAACTTTGGAGGAGCACGCACCGAAAATGCCTCTGACCAAAATGATTTGGTATCCCTTTGTGATAATAGTCAACtcgaaattattatataatattctcATATTATTCTATCACATAATACCGGGCTATATCTTTGACTTCCTGCTACTACTGATTGGGAAGAAACGTAG AATGATAAAAACATATCAAAAGCTGCATAAGCAAATCGCCGTACTGGACTATTTTGTGGAGCACAAGTTCACCTTCACAATGGAGAACACAAGCAAGTTATGGCTCTCGCTCTCGCGTGCCGACCAGAAAATCTTCAATTTCAATATACGCGAAATAAATTGGCCGGAATACTTTCACAACTCCCTAATGGGTGTGCGCTGCTTTATGGGCAAGGAACAACCCGAGACCATACCGAAAGCCAAACGGCTGATGCAGAG GCTGCTGATTTTACATCGCACGGTCCAGGTACTGGTCTACGGCGGAGCCTGTGCTTTGATGTCGTGGGCCTTTCTTCGCATTTAA